From Bradyrhizobium sp. AZCC 1610:
CAAAAGAACGAGCTGGTCACGGAGCAACGGCAGGCCAGATACACAGACATTCTGCAATTCTATGGAGACGTTGCGTATATCGAAGGGGCGGCCCGTCTCGTCAATGGCGGAATCGAGGTCAGGGGCGAGCAGGTCCACGCCGAAAAGATCATCATCACCACCGGCGCGCGACCAGCCGTGCCGGAGATTCACGGCATCGAAACGGTTCCCTATCTCACGAGCACGTCGGCGTTGGATCTTGAGGAGCTGCCGAAGTCGCTGCTCGTGATCGGCGGCGGCTACATCGGCGCGGAGCTTGCCCAGCTGTTTGCCCGCGCCGGCGTTGCGGTCACGCTCGTTTGCCGTTCACGCCTGCTGCCCAAGGCCGACGATGAAATCAGCGAAGCGCTGACGGAGTACCTTGCAGACGAAGGGATCAAAATTGTTGCAGGGGTTGCATACCGCGCTATTCGAAGGGACGGCGCGGGCGTGAAGCTCGCCGTGGCACGCGATGGCCGGGAGCAAGTTTTTGAGTCTGAGAAGGTGCTCATCGCCACTGGCCGGACGCCGAATACCGAGCAACTCGGTCTCACCGAAGCGGGGATCGCCGTCTCGAACAACGGCGCGATCGTCGTGGACGACCGCATGCGTACTACCAGGCCGGACGTCTATGCCGCGGGTGACGTGACCGACCGCGACCAGTTCGTCTACATGGCGGCTTACGGCGCAAAGCTTGCGGCGATAAACGCCTTGAACGGCGACACGCTGCGTTACGACAATGCGGCGATGCCGGCCGTGGTGTTCACCGACCCGCAGGGGGCAAGCGTCGGCCTCACGGAAACGGCTGCGCGCGCCGCCGGGTACGATGTTCGTGTTTCGACGGTCCGGCTCGACCAGGTGCCGCGCGCGTTGGCGGGCCGGGACACCCGCGGTCTGATCAAGCTGATCGCCGATCGCGCGTCGCGACGGCTGCTCGGGGCGCATATCCTGGCTCCGGAAGGCGCGGACAGTATCCAGACCGCGGTGCTGGCGCTCCAGCACAGACTAACGATCGATGATCTCACGGCCGCGATCTTCCCGTATTTGACCACCGTCGAAGGGCTCAAGCTCGCTGCACAGGGGTTCGACAAGGATCTGAGCAGACTATCTTGCTGCGCGGGCTGAACAAATTGATTCAGTTTCCGCTCGTCCACGCGAAAGTGTGACCCAGGGCCACAACCGAATGCAGCAAGGCAAACTCAGCCGTCCAGAGGTGTACCATGATTCGAGCGATTACCTCCGGACGCGGCTGGCCTGGGCATCAATGTGGATCTGGCGCCTCCTTATCGCCGGTAGCACGCTTGCTATCGTGGTTCCCACGCTCGCCGCTGCCAAAACCAAGTCGGGGATTGAACCAATGACACTGACACGCGAACTCTATGACGCCTTCCAAAGCGCCCAGATCGATCGATGGGACGCGATCATTTCACCAAATGTCGTGACCAATAGCCCAGGCGGACGGGGGATCGAGGGGATCGGCCCTCTCAAGACGTGGGCGGCCGCCTTCGCCACCACGCTCGCTTATCAGATCGACCTTGTCGATGAACACCTTGCACTAGACAGCCGCGGCAACGGGCGCGGCTTCATCACCTTCAATCTCCACTGGAAGCATGACCGCGAATTCATGGGGCTCGTGCCCACCTTTCGCGAGGGAACTTCGATCGAGACGCTGTTGCTGACCATCCAGGCGAACAAGATCGTGCGCATCGACGTGGCCGATAATTCGCTCGATCTTGCTATCTGTCTTTGGGATCGCGGCTGGCCGCACCCGCATAACTGGACGCCACCGGCGATCGTTGCTGGTGTGAATCGCAGAAGCGCTTAGTTCAGCGCACGCCAAGCCGAGAAGGAGATTTGGTCATGCGCGTTGCAGTCATCGGCGCTGGCGCGG
This genomic window contains:
- a CDS encoding nuclear transport factor 2 family protein, which gives rise to MQQGKLSRPEVYHDSSDYLRTRLAWASMWIWRLLIAGSTLAIVVPTLAAAKTKSGIEPMTLTRELYDAFQSAQIDRWDAIISPNVVTNSPGGRGIEGIGPLKTWAAAFATTLAYQIDLVDEHLALDSRGNGRGFITFNLHWKHDREFMGLVPTFREGTSIETLLLTIQANKIVRIDVADNSLDLAICLWDRGWPHPHNWTPPAIVAGVNRRSA
- the merA gene encoding mercury(II) reductase; amino-acid sequence: MANNNTITNGKNGGRYDVAVIGAGSAGFSAAITACEQNAQVALIGSGVIGGTCTNIGCLPSKTLIRAAETLHSACVAARFAGIEAGAKIKDWRATVRQKNELVTEQRQARYTDILQFYGDVAYIEGAARLVNGGIEVRGEQVHAEKIIITTGARPAVPEIHGIETVPYLTSTSALDLEELPKSLLVIGGGYIGAELAQLFARAGVAVTLVCRSRLLPKADDEISEALTEYLADEGIKIVAGVAYRAIRRDGAGVKLAVARDGREQVFESEKVLIATGRTPNTEQLGLTEAGIAVSNNGAIVVDDRMRTTRPDVYAAGDVTDRDQFVYMAAYGAKLAAINALNGDTLRYDNAAMPAVVFTDPQGASVGLTETAARAAGYDVRVSTVRLDQVPRALAGRDTRGLIKLIADRASRRLLGAHILAPEGADSIQTAVLALQHRLTIDDLTAAIFPYLTTVEGLKLAAQGFDKDLSRLSCCAG